CGTCTTTCCGTCCAGCATCACCAGGTCGTTTACAACAATCTGTGTGTAGAACTTGCGGTTGCCTTCCTTGTCGTCGTAGGTGTTGGTTTCGAGACGGCCTTCCACGGCGATCTGTTTCCCTTTTTTCAGGTACTTCTCGGCTACTTCGGCCAGCCCGCCCCAGATGATGAGGTTGTGCCACTGGGTGTCGGTTACTTTCTCACCTTTCTCATTCTTGTAAGTTTCGCTGGTGGCCAGGGAGAAGCGGGCCATCTTGTTACCGTTCGATACTTGCTTTACTTCCGGATCCATTCCGAGGTTTCCAATCAACTGAACACTGTTTCTTAAGCTTTTCATGACATTTAAAATTTATTGTTAAACATTAAGTAAAAAATTATGGAGCAAAGATAGGGTGGGGGATTGGGGTGATTCGGTTAATAAACATTTACTTGCGTTTGTAAACGGACTTAATCGG
The sequence above is drawn from the Bacteroidales bacterium genome and encodes:
- the ssb gene encoding single-stranded DNA-binding protein, whose protein sequence is MKSLRNSVQLIGNLGMDPEVKQVSNGNKMARFSLATSETYKNEKGEKVTDTQWHNLIIWGGLAEVAEKYLKKGKQIAVEGRLETNTYDDKEGNRKFYTQIVVNDLVMLDGKTN